The genomic interval TGAGACAGGTGTTCCCCAGAATGTGGCGGGCTTTCTACTGGCGGTTGATGGATGCCAAGATGCGGCAAAAATTGAGGCTGCTTACGATGTGCCAGGCGGGTATTCCCGCCGGTGGGTGAAACAAGCGCTGGAGTATGCACGGGAGCTATTGGGTGAGGGCATCGATAGGGCTGAGGTTGACCGTATTTTTGATGACAACAATTGGAAGTTTGAGGGAAGATGGTTACCTGAGCGTCAACGATACCAGACATATCTCACCACGACGTGCTCCCTTACGGCAACAATTAGGGGACAAACCATCAccttggaggaaggggagagatTACCAATCATCAGCAGTGGCAAGTGGACAAGGGAGACGGTGGACGGGGTATCTCTGAAGGCCGGTCTCAGCATCGAGAAGTTTTGGAAGAATCCTGAGTTTGATTACAGTGAGTACTCGTTTTCATCAAGTTCAGCCAACATCCGTGCTAAATGCGGAAACAGACATTTATTGGCTGCAGCCAAGCCTCAAGAGGGTGGACAGTGGCATTGTCATTATTGATGAGCTCGAAGCGGAGGGACATGATCAGGTGCATCACCGCAACGAGTGAAGGGAAATGTCGGACCAGCGAAGGATCTCTCTGCACAGCTGGCTGTGCTATCTTGCACAATTTGATAGACCATAATGTGCCAATTGCATGACGTCTCCAACATTGATCCTTCATGTGCCCGCCCACCACTGCAGCAAGCCACGCATGCTGATTAACAACTTGCACCTTCAAGGCGTGCCACTATCTCAGACCACTTTTCCTGCCACTGAGATCACCAAATGCTTGAATCCGAGATAATACCGATGAACCCTATCCGCACCTACAGCATCAACGCCATAAGCACTCAGTTTCCACGTCTTCTTCAAAATCCCCCCAACCTCGTACTTTTATTTTTGCCTTTCCAATCAATCTCTCACGATCAATCCACGTTGAGGTGGGCAGACGAAGAACTTCAGCTCACTGCACTCTGCAGATCATCACCCACTTGGGATGGTTGCATACATGTACACCCTTCCTAGCTCCGCCCCGGCGCGCCGGCGCGGGCGCGGCAACTGTCGATCATATAGGACAGGGATAGCTAGGGGAGATCATGATGTAACCGTACTTGTATTTTAAGATTCAATGCAGCCTCCACAATCAGTGTACAGGTACGTCGCTGGGGCCGGGGGAGGGATACGGGATGGGGACGGAGGGTTCTCCGGTGGGGTACCCAAGTTCGGCGGCCATCATTACCAGCCATCCGTTGCGCTGAAGTGACTCCGCGGAAATGCAGGCGCGTCTATCAGACAGACCGGTGGCTCGGTCTTGCTGTCAGATCATTCTTTGAGTCTCACCCATTCGCTCTCATTGCTGTCTCATCAACTACCTATCCTTGGCTGCTACCTTTGCGGGGTTGTGTGGATCACTGTTCTGAATGACGACCAAATGTTTCACCTTGACCGCCTTCCagaacccccccttcctatACCGTCCCTGGAATGCTGTGCGATGTCTTCCAGATCTTTGAAACCCATTCCTGCGGTGGTCGAATAACGCACTCTCCCCCGTCCGATCTcccacagcagcaaagtTGGACCCTTGAACCATGGTGCATTAGCAGCTTCAACAAGCAATGTGAGCTCTCGGATCAAGCAAAACTGATGTGTCAAGAAAACAGGACTACCTTCAGGTCAAAGGGAGATTCGACCAGATCCCATCCATACCAACGCAGCTAATCCTGACATTACCATtatccccaacccaaaccctctTTTCCATGTCCAAACTCCTCAGTAAACCACCAGATCCAACTTGTCTTACAATACATCAACTTTGCACAAATGATCCATCACGCGTTATCGCTCTCACTATCCGACTCCGAGACAGCACCATAGCCTTGATGACTTCGACTCCGTTCTGGTCTCTTGGGCTTGGACGCACCCGGCGACTGATGAAgctgcccctccctcatcacaaAGCTGGCGATCAGCCCCAtgacaccaaacaccacgcAGAATACTAAGATATCGGTTAGCACAAAAGTTCAAGTGAGTCAACGTctcaaaagcaaaaacaCTTACACCAAACATTAACAAAGCTCCTCTCATAGGCCTTGAGCACAATACCCGCAATCTTCTCTGGCAACCCATCAATGGCGTCAAAGTTGGAGAGCACATCTCTGATGATCTGCTCCTTGTCTGGCAGGTCAGGCAACTTGTCTCTCAGTGTGCTTTCCACGAAAGAGGCAATGAGAAGGGAAGCAGTGCTGACACCCAGCAGGCTCCCGATGTTCATGCTGAGGTAGAACCCGGAAGTAGCCACCGCTACCTGGCTTGACTCGAGCCCTGATGTGAGCGCAATGAACGCTGCCGACAGGGAgacaccaaagccaacacCAATGGGGAACCCATAGAGAGTCTCCCCCCAGTGCGTCACCCCCCGCCATCTCAAAAAGATGGCCAGAAAGCTGAGGTTAGACAGGATAGCCGcaatgttggtgatgagacgGTATAGCCCGGTCCGTTTAATGACATAGCCGCTGATGAGACTTCCAGCAACGGTGCCCAATGTCACGACAAGCAGTCGGAGGGAGGacgtggtgttggtgtcgcTCATTGTCACGCGGAAGTAGAGCGGGATGGATGTGTAAAGCGCTACTTGAGCAGCTGTAAAAACGAACTGGATCGCGTAGGCTGATACAACATTCCGCTTCCGCAGCAACCTCAGAGGGAAGATTGGTTCTCTTGCCCAAAAGGCTTCCACCAAGAGAAAGACTACCAAGAATCCCAACCAAATCGACATTGGCAGCATGGCCATGGCGTTGTGGACCAGGTTTTCAGGGCCCTTTTCGATTTGGTCAAGAAATAGGAGCAAAGACACATTGGCAATGGCCAAACTGGTTGATCCTGAGAGATCAATCCGTTTGAACTTGGCGTAGGCAGTCTCCTTGGTGGCTGTCGGATTCCGTCCAACTGCCTTTGTGTCTGGAGCAGTTGGCTTGGGGAACGACATCTTTGCCCAAATGAAGATGAGCCCTGCGAGGTTGAGAGGTACGTGATACAGAAGAGCCCATCGCCAGTTTGTGCTATCAGAGATGATGCCGCCAAGGGAAGGACCCAAAGCTCTGCCGATCTGGTTGATGGCATAAACGTAGCCTCGCCAAACCGCAACCTCGCGCATGGGCACCAGGTCAACAATGAGGGTTGAGATGAGCACTGTAATGCCGGCATTGCCAATTCCGCAAAGAGACCTTCCCAGCAATAGACCCCAAAACGAGAAGCCAGCGCCTCTGAAGTACTGGTTAGCCTTCACGTTCTAGTAGAGAAAACAGAGGGACATACTTACGCTATCGTTGCACCTACGCAGTAGCAGATGTATGCAAACAGGAGAAGTGGTTTCCGTCCATAGATATCACTCAGCTTTCCGTACAAAGGCTGCGCAGCAATGATGCCAATGATGTATGCGTTGATGATCCAACTCGCCGAACTTAGTTGTTCGAATTCGGATGCAATGTCTCGAAACATGGCCATCAAGATGGCACTGTCGGAATTGACGAGAAAGACGCCTGTCGTAAGAGGCGTTGCGTTAGAATAGATTGGTGGTCTATCTCACGCAGTAACATACCAAGCAGAAGCACCAAGTTCTTCTTCCATTGCCCGTTGTCCCAGCTCTGCTGTGATCCTACTGTGGAAGTCGGAGAGAGGTCCCCATCTGAAGCAGCCAAACCATCATGTTCCTCGTTTGCAGCGGCATTCAGCGTTTCTGGAGAAACGTTCAGGGTAGGCTGGCGCAACAGAGAGGTCCTCTCTCCGACATCATCTCGAATTTCTTCGTCCTCTATCCTATCGACCATCTTGGCGAAGTGGAGAcgtgagggggggttggtcaGTTGTCAACAAGGACgcaggaggtgagggaggacaAATGCCAAAATAGAGCCCGCTTGCAGATGGCTTTCCAGCGACTTTGGGCGGGCGTTGATTTAAGAGAACGCGGTGTCGGACCAAAACCAAGACACTGGGAGTGGAACAGAAACTTCGTGATTGAGATTGAGATTGTGTCTGGTGCAACTGAGACTGGAAGGAATCAGATAGATGGAAGGGTGAACACACCCAGCAAACGGTCTCCCAGGACAGCCCCAAGCCAGCAAAGAACACAATGGCAATCGACACTCTCGGCGATATCCCTACAGGGTTGCCACCCGTGTGTGATGGGCCCGATTGCAAATCAAATCGCCCTGATCTCACTCACCCCACCGATGACAAAATAGGCTATCTATCTCTTTCCCTCTGGAATCTAACAACATGTGGACGTGGGGCTTTCTGCCGGGGCCGTTTCCTTCCGTCTCATTCCTCTTcagcaggcaggcaggcagagaGCGCCAcctcaccgccaacccctcctcgTCGTGCCTTCCATTGTCCAATGTCCTGATAAATGTGACCCACCTTATCCCGGCTTCTTTCGGAGCAACCATGTTTTGGGACATGGAATTGCGTGCCAGTCGGTCCCTTTCCTCTTTCATTGCAAATGACGAAAAATAACAGGGCTTGACTGAGGTGTCTCGGCTGGATCCAGAATCCGTCAGTCGATGACGGTGAAGAAGCAACTGTCTACCAAACACATgtctcgccaacctcccttTCTGGAAtcacggccaccaccattgGCTACCTGCGGCCCAATGGCCCCCCATCCAGCACAGACCACAGCTCCATGTTCGGCAAACGGGGACCCAACAAATCGGATCGACCTCAGCGATCCCTGTGCAGATCTGACCATCAAAGAATGACCGAAGTCGCCGACCTCATCTGTGCGATACCTATGTTGGCAACCCCACCGTCTACTCCAAGCTGCCAAACTTGATGGCTCACGTCCAGTCACCGCCCGCAAATCAGCCTATCACGCCAAAACGCCTCGTGTCGATCCTCCTTCTGCCGCTGTCAATATGGCACTTCTCGGGTTGACTCAGCTCATGCAGGTTTGATGCCGTCCTCCATTCTCGTCACTGTATCTTACCTCAACGAAACACGACTTGTGCGGCCACAGGAGACCTGCATATCCAAGTCACGAAGTAGATCCCCAAGATCGTTGCATTTGATGCCTGAACTGGCTGGTGACCGCCTCGCACCATGGAAAACACAGGAAAAGCTCAACAGTGGCTCTTTTAGCGCTTTCCCACCACTGTGACTCAGCTGGCgtatattatagccgtttTCCAAAGAGgtacaacaccaaccacaccactGCGACCCAAATCCTCCCTACAAAAGACCATTCTAGATCGATAGCTAGGTCGCCGGTTTACCCTCCCTACGCAGCTTCTCACATCAGCAGAAACGCACTTTGCA from Podospora pseudoanserina strain CBS 124.78 chromosome 6, whole genome shotgun sequence carries:
- a CDS encoding hypothetical protein (COG:U; EggNog:ENOG503PB38), which produces MVDRIEDEEIRDDVGERTSLLRQPTLNVSPETLNAAANEEHDGLAASDGDLSPTSTVGSQQSWDNGQWKKNLVLLLGVFLVNSDSAILMAMFRDIASEFEQLSSASWIINAYIIGIIAAQPLYGKLSDIYGRKPLLLFAYICYCVGATIAGAGFSFWGLLLGRSLCGIGNAGITVLISTLIVDLVPMREVAVWRGYVYAINQIGRALGPSLGGIISDSTNWRWALLYHVPLNLAGLIFIWAKMSFPKPTAPDTKAVGRNPTATKETAYAKFKRIDLSGSTSLAIANVSLLLFLDQIEKGPENLVHNAMAMLPMSIWLGFLVVFLLVEAFWAREPIFPLRLLRKRNVVSAYAIQFVFTAAQVALYTSIPLYFRVTMSDTNTTSSLRLLVVTLGTVAGSLISGYVIKRTGLYRLITNIAAILSNLSFLAIFLRWRGVTHWGETLYGFPIGVGFGVSLSAAFIALTSGLESSQVAVATSGFYLSMNIGSLLGVSTASLLIASFVESTLRDKLPDLPDKEQIIRDVLSNFDAIDGLPEKIAGIVLKAYERSFVNVWLFCVVFGVMGLIASFVMREGQLHQSPGASKPKRPERSRSHQGYGAVSESDSESDNA